A genomic stretch from Arachis stenosperma cultivar V10309 chromosome 3, arast.V10309.gnm1.PFL2, whole genome shotgun sequence includes:
- the LOC130967105 gene encoding GLABRA2 expression modulator-like, with protein sequence MEPPKPGTNQGSQIPHGSGSARTFPSSGSAKKSVHWSPELVTESTFVSSPQESRFNPRAYFSPSFSSPPSSTSSQSATTVTFFETVVTVRNVLGRWGKKVGEATRRAESLAGNTWQHLKTSPSFAEAAMGRIAQGTKVLAEGGYEKIFLHTFETVPEERLLNSFACYLSTSAGPIMGVLYISTVKIAYASDNPISYQSDDNRTEWSYYKVAIPLYELKAVNPSSNTANPAEKYIQVISVDNHEFWFMGFLNYEGAVECLQEAFLSAKSLRFEA encoded by the exons ATGGAACCGCCGAAGCCAGGAACGAACCAAGGATCTCAGATTCCGCACGGATCAGGATCGGCGCGCACCTTTCCGTCGTCCGGTAGCGCGAAAAAGTCCGTGCATTGGAGCCCCGAATTGGTAACGGAATCCACCTTCGTGTCTTCACCTCAGGAATCGCGCTTCAATCCACGCGCCTATTTCTCTCCCTCtttctcttctcctccttcatCGACTTCATCGCAATCCGCGACCACAGTAACCTTCTTTG AGACGGTGGTGACCGTTAGGAACGTGCTTGGAAGATGGGGAAAGAAGGTTGGGGAAGCAACTCGGAGAGCTGAGAGTCTCGCCGGAAACACGTGGCAGCACT TGAAAACAAGCCCCAGTTTTGCTGAAGCTGCTATGGGAAGAATTGCTCAGGGAACAAAGGTCCTGGCAGAAGGTGGATATGAGAAGATTTTTCTGCATACATTTGAGACAGTTCCTGAGGAACGGCTTCTGAATTCTTTTGCATGTTATCTATCAACATCAGCTGGTCCAATAATGGGAGTTTTGTATATCTCTACTGTAAAGATTGCATATGCTAGTGATAATCCTATTTCCTATCAATCTGATGATAACCGAACCGAATGGAGCTATTATAAG GTAGCTATTCCACTATACGAGCTAAAAGCAGTGAATCCTTCGTCAAACACAGCCAATCCTGCTGAGAAGTACATCCAGGTGATATCTGTGGACAACCATGAATTTTGGTTTATGGGGTTCTTGAACTATGAAGGTGCTGTGGAATGCCTACAAGAAGCTTTTCTATCTGCCAAATCCTTACGATTTGAAGCATAG